In the Flavobacterium pallidum genome, one interval contains:
- a CDS encoding response regulator transcription factor: protein MKKKDIKILLVDDEADILEIVGYNLSQEGYQISTASNGREAVAKAKKELPHLIIMDVMMPEMDGMEATEIIRKTPETAHTIITFLTARSEDYSQVAGFDAGADDYITKPIKPKLLVSKVKALLRRLKDEDRNSETLNVGGIEINREEYKIIKDDLEIVLPRKEFELFYLLASKPGKVFKREEILDKVWGNEVIVGGRTIDVHIRKLREKIGDDFFKTIKGVGYKFEV, encoded by the coding sequence ATGAAAAAAAAGGACATTAAGATCTTGTTGGTTGATGATGAGGCAGATATATTGGAAATTGTAGGCTATAACCTGTCGCAGGAAGGCTACCAGATCAGCACCGCCAGTAATGGTCGTGAGGCTGTGGCCAAAGCCAAAAAAGAACTGCCCCATTTAATTATCATGGATGTCATGATGCCGGAAATGGACGGTATGGAAGCTACGGAAATTATCCGCAAAACACCTGAGACTGCCCATACGATAATCACATTCCTGACCGCGAGAAGCGAAGATTATTCGCAGGTTGCCGGGTTCGATGCCGGTGCCGACGATTACATCACAAAACCGATCAAGCCGAAATTGCTGGTCAGTAAAGTAAAGGCCTTATTAAGAAGGCTGAAGGACGAAGACCGCAATTCTGAAACCCTCAACGTGGGAGGGATCGAAATCAACCGCGAAGAATACAAGATTATTAAGGACGATCTTGAAATCGTTTTGCCTAGGAAAGAATTTGAACTCTTTTATTTACTGGCTTCCAAACCCGGAAAAGTATTCAAGCGCGAGGAAATCCTGGACAAGGTCTGGGGCAATGAAGTCATCGTAGGCGGGCGTACCATCGATGTGCACATCCGCAAGCTCCGCGAGAAGATAGGTGATGATTTTTTCAAGACTATTAAAGGAGTAGGCTACAAATTTGAAGTTTAA
- a CDS encoding sensor histidine kinase, translating into MSLNFKKTYKFAVKSALYVTLFATGFAAILAYFFFKQHRSDLIAFCLVFAFSLYIFAFFVIQYRVEVFIYRRVKKIYDDVSFLESSTFRKQSISTDMATLTREVKKFATDKKMEIETLKVREEYRREFLGNVSHELKTPLFTVQGYLSTLLDGAMDDKNIRKKYLQRAEKGVERLIFIVQDLDMITKLESGNLNLNMTEFNIVEVVQNVFDLLEMKAEKKNIILSFDNKYPKAIKVIADREKIQQVVMNLIVNAIKYGKQDGSVEVGIEDLVNNKVIVRVNDNGEGIEKQHIPRLFERFYRVDKSGARAEGGSGLGLSIVKHIIEAHDENIYIESQFGIGSEFSFTLEKSE; encoded by the coding sequence ATGAGTTTAAATTTTAAGAAAACATACAAGTTTGCCGTCAAATCGGCATTATACGTCACGTTGTTTGCTACAGGATTTGCAGCGATATTGGCGTATTTCTTTTTTAAGCAACATCGAAGCGACCTGATTGCTTTTTGCCTTGTTTTCGCATTTTCACTTTACATTTTCGCATTTTTCGTAATCCAGTACCGGGTGGAAGTTTTCATTTACCGAAGGGTAAAAAAAATCTATGATGACGTGTCTTTCCTTGAGTCGAGTACCTTCCGGAAGCAATCGATCAGTACCGATATGGCTACGCTGACGCGCGAAGTCAAGAAGTTCGCCACCGATAAGAAGATGGAAATCGAGACACTCAAAGTGCGTGAGGAATACCGCCGTGAATTTCTCGGCAATGTTTCGCACGAATTGAAAACACCCCTTTTTACCGTGCAGGGGTATCTTTCGACGTTGCTTGACGGGGCCATGGACGATAAAAATATCCGTAAGAAATACCTGCAGCGCGCTGAAAAAGGGGTGGAGCGATTGATTTTCATCGTCCAGGATCTCGACATGATTACCAAATTGGAATCGGGTAACCTGAACCTGAACATGACCGAATTCAACATTGTCGAAGTGGTACAGAATGTTTTTGATCTCCTTGAGATGAAAGCCGAAAAGAAAAACATCATCCTTTCCTTTGACAACAAATACCCTAAAGCAATAAAAGTCATCGCCGACCGCGAAAAGATCCAGCAAGTCGTGATGAATTTGATCGTTAATGCGATAAAGTATGGAAAACAGGATGGTTCTGTCGAAGTCGGGATTGAGGATTTAGTCAACAATAAAGTCATCGTCCGTGTGAATGATAATGGTGAAGGCATAGAAAAGCAGCACATTCCGAGGTTATTCGAACGATTTTACCGCGTCGATAAAAGCGGTGCCAGGGCGGAAGGCGGCTCCGGGCTCGGATTATCCATCGTGAAGCACATCATCGAGGCGCATGATGAAAATATTTATATCGAAAGCCAGTTCGGCATCGGGTCTGAATTTTCATTCACGCTCGAAAAGTCCGAATAA
- a CDS encoding glycosyltransferase gives METHTRNILVAPLNWGLGHATRCIPIIKALQQNGFHPIIASDGSALAMLKKEFTDVTCLELPSYEIEYAKNGNHFKWKMLKNMPTMIEAVLQEKKIVKKWVKQYDLYGIISDNRLGVFSKKVPSVFITHQLNVLTGNTSWLTSKLHQAAIKKFDECWVPDFQKSPNLSGKLGHLDNPDFRVKYIGALSRLKKLALPKKYDLMVILSGPEPQRTFLEEKLFDEVQRFDGKVVFIKGKVEPEQKILEYSNVTFYNFMTSEELEKTFNESEIVLCRSGYTTIMDLSFLSKKAFFIPTPGQYEQEYLAKKLKKEGLVPYAKQQDFRIENVVEANLYRGLKPCENKNSWKQLFGLFERE, from the coding sequence TTGGAAACCCACACCCGAAATATCCTTGTCGCCCCGCTGAATTGGGGGCTCGGCCACGCCACAAGATGCATCCCGATAATTAAGGCGTTACAGCAAAACGGTTTCCATCCCATTATTGCTTCAGATGGCAGCGCATTGGCTATGCTTAAAAAAGAGTTTACTGATGTAACCTGCCTCGAATTGCCTTCATACGAAATTGAATATGCCAAAAACGGCAACCATTTTAAGTGGAAAATGCTCAAGAACATGCCCACGATGATCGAAGCGGTACTGCAGGAAAAGAAAATCGTAAAGAAATGGGTGAAGCAATACGACCTTTATGGCATTATCTCGGACAACAGGCTTGGGGTTTTCAGCAAAAAAGTACCGTCGGTTTTCATTACGCACCAATTGAATGTGCTCACGGGGAATACCTCATGGCTGACGAGCAAGCTGCACCAGGCCGCGATTAAGAAATTTGACGAATGCTGGGTGCCCGATTTCCAGAAAAGCCCGAATTTAAGCGGAAAACTCGGGCATTTGGACAATCCTGATTTCAGGGTGAAATATATAGGTGCCTTGAGCCGGTTGAAAAAACTGGCCTTGCCAAAGAAATACGACTTGATGGTCATCCTTTCGGGGCCTGAACCGCAACGTACTTTTTTGGAGGAAAAACTTTTTGACGAAGTGCAGCGTTTTGACGGCAAAGTGGTCTTCATTAAGGGAAAAGTGGAACCAGAGCAGAAAATACTGGAATATTCAAATGTCACTTTCTATAATTTCATGACTTCGGAAGAGTTGGAAAAGACCTTCAATGAGAGCGAGATCGTCCTTTGCCGCTCGGGATATACAACGATCATGGACCTGTCCTTTTTATCAAAGAAGGCATTCTTCATCCCCACTCCCGGGCAATACGAACAGGAATATCTTGCGAAAAAACTCAAAAAAGAAGGGTTGGTACCGTACGCTAAACAACAGGATTTCAGGATTGAAAATGTAGTCGAAGCCAACTTATACCGCGGACTGAAACCGTGTGAAAATAAGAACAGCTGGAAACAGTTATTCGGACTTTTCGAGCGTGAATGA